A stretch of the Salminus brasiliensis chromosome 19, fSalBra1.hap2, whole genome shotgun sequence genome encodes the following:
- the matr3l1.2 gene encoding matrin 3-like 1.2 produces MSQKLTPDGGQKGFAVGRGLLAAAETLNYNMSESNPDPYSSASQHVGGMVGLGGGVGQDHNSQLPRRVGSHLSNTMKLFASLGLSPTDLDVLAQVPEENISVETLPHLIMQLKNRKNLSGDLPSLSSDTSYRGGRDDWGDMQGGRLDLSTGQSQSRTSQGNFGYSSMQDVSTRGYDMLEYGNSSRDRRYSDLSTDRYRDLGMGSSSTSDDLFMQRRIGAPSQGKIQDFLGVMPQMFPHVCCLCDFDVHSTMEWNQHTTGMRHAENRRVLLQLYPDWDPQMPSGRMSGSLSFESRGRSERLLGAAPSGGVRQRTGMSSNWGSDSGMGMTSKTQSYSMTPKVRSRVVVVKYERKPALSNLFALARPFGTICEHLVLKNKAFLELQSHEEALAMSNHYHKKPATLHGKEVHIYISKELLVIEKDDRPDRDNKNVKAGTSPVVFFSNLPREAEKKMELLTVARRFGTVEKHLFLNDEAFVQMSSAGDADMLVKYFSLNPLTIDRRSIRLNICTKYKNLTVPSENDDKVRQGRDEGSRKGSSRSGYKTSSKSTRTTSSRSKERSTEKTDELKPDKEHKEVIAEGSGDEVEGVVEAHDENEAVEKASIKSQAEEAIEEESNPEVPLDYEDSGMEPADDDTHNAESTEMPEEAEAQSEEPAEHEADQDTPEVHKDTDDQDEVEQAEDDHENASEDLSELEGFEESDFPENMDEFVTLDELAEEEDAERHDSKSRARSSSGKSKESGGLRVVNVVGFRRGYDYLDEILSLAKPFGKVVRHLVLNVRPEAFLELSSEQEARAMVRFYNGNVTPSVCGKAVKIYHSQVYPTIQNGKVVYIGHIPPFKSDASLLKIAEPFGKIRRYFLNRIRNECFIEMERGEDAERFVEASKDNPPKFQGKRLVVYISRKYKHLKQGHRPPAPEPEDKRPSKREHSDEETETQVSSSVKTNSSKDEEPPTKKVKEEMSCADNAEDVSAEEKQQEENETQAEPSESAAEMNLENTEETSRDAAESPSQTCENDDSDDDAAAAELYGAPEKSQENNEAPTVPAQPVKNHETALNTLGPYEPNVPVGVEFVKMGYYCRVCFLFYSNEDTAKKVHCSSQAHYDKLKKHLEKEKAKAQSGDGKN; encoded by the exons ATGTCCCAAAAGCTGACCCCAGATGGTGGTCAGAAAGGCTTTGCTGTCGGCCGTGGGCTCTTGGCTGCCGCTGAAACTTTAAACTATAACATGAGTGAGTCTAACCCTGATCCCTACAGCTCCGCTTCCCAGCATGTCGGCGGCATGGTGGGCTTGGGTGGAGGGGTCGGACAAGACCATAACTCTCAGCTGCCCCGCAGAGTGGGTAGCCACCTTAGCAATACCATGAAGCTGTTTGCTAGTCTTGGTCTCTCGCCCACCGACCTGGATGTGCTGGCCCAGGTTCCAGAGGAAAACATCAGTGTGGAGACGCTGCCCCATCTTATCATGCAACTTAAGAATCGTAAGAATCTGTCAGGTGACCTGCCGTCGCTCTCCTCAGACACTTCATATAGAGGAGGGCGTGATGACTGGGGAGACATGCAGGGAGGACGTCTGGACCTCTCCACGGGGCAGAGTCAGAGCCGCACCTCCCAGGGCAATTTTGGCTACAGTTCAATGCAAGATGTCTCTACTCGTGGGTATGATATGCTTGAATATGGCAACAGCAGCAGAGACAGACGGTATTCTGATCTTTCCACTGACCGCTATCGTGACCTTGGCATGGGCTCATCTTCAACGTCTGACGATCTCTTTATGCAGCGAAGAATTGGAGCTCCGTCTCAGGGAAAAATACAAGATTTCTTGGGAGTCATGCCACAAATGTTTCCTCATGTGTGCTGCCTTTGTGACTTTGATGTACATTCGACCATG GAATGGAATCAACACACAACAGGAATGCGGCATGCCGAAAACAGGAGAGTCCTCCTGCAATT GTACCCAGATTGGGATCCGCAAATGCCGTCTGGACGAAT GTCGGGGTCCCTCTCTTTTGAATCAAGAGGAAGATCTGAAAGGTTACTTGGGGCTGCTCCTTCTGGTGGTGTGAGGCAGAGAACAGGAATGAGTTCAAACTGGG GCTctgattctggtatgggtatgACAAGTAAAACGCAGTCATATTCTATGACACCTAAG GTTAGAAGCAGGGTGGTAGTGGTCAAATATGAACGGAAGCCAGCGTTATCCAACCTGTTTGCTCTAGCCCGTCCATTTGGTACTATCTGTGAACACCTTGTGCTCAAGAACAAG GCCTTTCTGGAGCTTCAGTCTCATGAGGAGGCTCTGGCAATGTCTAATCATTATCATAAGAAGCCTGCCACTTTACATGGGAAAGAAGTGCATATCTACATATCCAAGGAGCTGTTGGTGATTGAG AAAGATGACAGACCAGACAGAGACAATAAAAATGTGAAGGCTGGAACCAGCCCTGTGGTGTTCTTTTCCAATTTGCCAAGAGAGgctgagaagaaaatggagTTACTCACAGTAGCTCGTCGATTTGGCACGGTTGAAAAACATCTTTTCTTGAATGATGAG GCATTTGTGCAAATGAGCAGTGCAGGAGATGCAGATATGTTAGTAAAGTACTTTAGTCTTAATCCACTGACTATTGACCGCAGATCCATCCGTCTGAATATCTGCACCAAGTACAAGAATTTAAC AGTTCCATCTGAAAATGATGACAAAGTAAGACAGGGCAGAGATGAAGGCAGCCGAAAGGGCAGTAGCAGAAGTGGTTACAAAACCTCGTCCAAGTCTACAAGGACCACAAGCTCCAGATCCAAAGAACGCTCGACTGAAAAGACAGACGAGTTAAAACCTGATAAGGAACACAAGGAGGTAATTGCAGAGGGGTCTGGTGATGAAGTGGAAGGTGTTGTGGAGGCTCATGATGAAAATGAAGCTGTGGAGAAGGCCAGCATTAAATCTCAAGCAGAAGAAGCCATTGAAGAGGAATCAAATCCAGAAGTCCCACTGGACTATGAGGACTCAGGGATGGAGCCAGCAGATGATGACACGCACAATGCTGAGAGCACAGAGATGCCTGAAGAGGCAGAGGCTCAGTCAGAGGAGCCAGCTGAACATGAAGCAGATCAGGACACCCCAGAGGTGCACAAAGACACAGATGACCAGGATGAAGTAGAACAAGCTGAGGATGATCATGAGAATGCGTCAGAGGACTTGAGTGAACTG GAAGGGTTTGAAGAATCTGACTTTCCTGAAAATATGGATGAGTTTGTGACTCTGGATGAGCTAGCAGAGGAGGAAGATGCAGAAAGGCATGACTCAAAATCTAGGGCTAGAAGCTCTTCAG GAAAATCAAAGGAAAGTGGA GGCCTAAGAGTCGTGAATGTGGTTGGGTTTAGGCGCGGCTATGATTACCTTGATGAGATCCTGTCTCTGGCCAAGCCCTTTGGGAAAGTGGTGCGACACCTGGTCCTGAATGTGAGACCTGAG GCCTTTCTGGAACTTTCTAGTGAACAGGAAGCCAGAGCAATGGTTCGTTTCTACAATGGAAATGTCACACCATCTGTGTGCGGAAAAGCAGTAAAAATTTATCATTCTCAGGTCTACCCAACCATCCAG AATGGAAAAGTAGTTTATATTGGACATATTCCACCTTTTAAATCAGATGCATCCCTACTGAAAATTGCAGAACCTTTTGGGAAAATCAGGCGGTACTTTTTGAATAGGATTCGCAATGAG TGTTTCATTGAGATGGAGAGGGGTGAGGATGCTGAGAGATTTGTTGAGGCCTCCAAAGACAATCCACCAAAGTTTCAAGGCAAACGTCTAGTCGTCTATATTAGCAGGAAATACAAACATCTCAAACAGGG ACACAGACCTCCAGCCCCAGAGCCAGAAGACAAACGACCATCCAAGAGGGAGCACTCTGACGAAGAGACAGAAACTCAGGTCAGCTCCTCGGTCAAAACTAACAGCAGCAAGGATGAAGAGCCCCCGACCAAGAAAGTCAAAGAGGAAATGTCCTGTGCGGACAACGCTGAGGATGTGTCCGCAGAGGAGAAGCAGCAGGAGGAGAATGAAACCCAAGCTGAGCCTAGCGAGAGTGCAGCTGAAATGAACCTTGAGAATACAGAGGAAACTAGCAGAGATGCAGCTGAATCTCCTTCCCAG ACTTGTGAAAATGACGATTCTGATGAtgacgctgctgctgctgagctgTATGGTGCACCTGAGAAGAGCCAGGAGAATAATGAAGCCCCTACTGTTCCTGCACAGCCTGTGAAAAATCATGAAACCGCCCTAAACACTCTGGGACCATATGAACCAAATGTCCCAGTTG GTGTGGAGTTTGTGAAGATGGGATACTACTGCAGAGTCTGCTTCCTTTTTTACTCCAATGAAGACACTGCTAAGAAGGTCCACTGCAGCAGCCAGGCACACTATGACAAACTTAAG AAACACTTGGAAAAGGAGAAGGCCAAAGCACAGAGTGGCGATGGGAAGAACTGA